A genomic stretch from Streptococcus oralis includes:
- a CDS encoding YggS family pyridoxal phosphate-dependent enzyme, translated as MDLKKNTEFVFQQVAEASREANRDPASVSIIAVTKYVDVKTAEALLPLGVHHIGENRVDKFLEKYQTLKEFPVTWHLIGTLQRRKVKEVIPFVDYFHALDSLKLAQEIQKRTDHVIKCFLQVNISGEESKHGFSKEELLELLPDLAQLDQIEYVGLMTMAPFEADSDELKQIFKKTQELQAEIREKQIPNMPMTELSMGMSRDYKEAIQFGSTFVRIGTAFFK; from the coding sequence ATGGATTTGAAAAAAAATACAGAGTTCGTTTTTCAGCAGGTCGCTGAAGCTAGCCGAGAAGCTAATCGTGATCCAGCTTCTGTTTCAATTATTGCAGTGACGAAATATGTGGACGTAAAAACAGCGGAAGCCCTGCTTCCCCTGGGTGTTCATCATATTGGTGAAAATCGTGTTGATAAATTTTTAGAAAAATATCAGACGTTAAAAGAATTCCCTGTCACTTGGCATTTGATTGGAACGCTACAAAGACGGAAGGTCAAAGAAGTAATCCCTTTTGTGGATTACTTTCATGCTTTAGATTCCTTAAAATTGGCGCAGGAGATTCAAAAAAGAACAGATCATGTTATCAAGTGTTTCCTACAGGTCAATATTTCAGGAGAAGAAAGCAAGCACGGTTTTTCAAAAGAAGAATTACTAGAACTTTTGCCAGACTTGGCTCAGCTAGATCAGATTGAGTATGTTGGTTTGATGACCATGGCTCCTTTTGAGGCAGATTCTGATGAATTGAAACAAATTTTCAAGAAAACTCAGGAACTGCAAGCAGAAATTAGAGAAAAACAAATTCCTAATATGCCGATGACAGAGTTGAGCATGGGCATGAGTCGTGACTATAAGGAAGCGATCCAATTTGGTTCTACCTTTGTTCGAATCGGCACAGCATTTTTTAAATAG
- the ftsZ gene encoding cell division protein FtsZ, with product MTFSFDTAAAQGAVIKVIGVGGGGGNAINRMIDEGVSGVEFIAANTDVQALSSTKAETVIQLGPKLTRGLGAGGRPEVGRKAAEESEEALTAAISGADMVFITAGMGGGSGTGAAPVIARIAKDLGALTVGVVTRPFGFEGSKRGQYAVEGINELREHVDTLLIISNNNLLEIVDKKTPLLEALSEADNVLRQGVQGITDLITNPGLINLDFADVKTVMANKGNALMGIGIGSGEERVVEAARKAIYSPLLETTIDGAEDVIVNVTGGLDLTLIEAEEASEIVNQAAGQGVNIWLGTSIDESMKDEIRVTVVATGVRQERVEKVVGSPVKQAARREASRQPHPQNFDRHFDLEDTAELPKQSQRRFETSQSSAFGDWDLRRESIVRQTDSVVSPVERFEAPTYQDEDELDTPPFFKNR from the coding sequence ATGACATTTTCATTTGATACAGCAGCTGCTCAAGGTGCAGTTATTAAAGTAATTGGTGTCGGTGGAGGCGGTGGTAATGCTATTAACCGCATGATCGACGAAGGTGTTTCAGGCGTAGAATTCATTGCGGCGAACACAGACGTACAAGCCTTAAGTAGTACAAAAGCTGAAACAGTTATCCAACTCGGACCAAAGTTGACTCGTGGTTTGGGTGCTGGAGGTCGACCTGAGGTTGGTCGTAAGGCTGCTGAAGAAAGCGAAGAAGCATTGACAGCAGCAATTAGCGGGGCAGACATGGTCTTTATCACTGCTGGTATGGGTGGAGGATCTGGTACAGGTGCTGCCCCAGTGATAGCGCGTATTGCTAAAGATCTTGGTGCCCTTACAGTAGGTGTTGTGACACGTCCTTTTGGATTTGAAGGAAGCAAACGTGGTCAGTACGCTGTAGAAGGAATCAACGAACTTCGTGAACATGTAGATACTCTATTGATCATTTCAAACAACAACTTGCTTGAAATTGTTGATAAGAAGACACCGCTTCTTGAAGCTCTTAGTGAAGCAGATAACGTCCTTCGCCAAGGTGTTCAAGGGATCACTGACTTGATCACGAACCCAGGATTGATTAACCTTGACTTTGCTGACGTGAAAACGGTTATGGCAAACAAAGGGAATGCCCTCATGGGTATCGGTATTGGCAGTGGAGAAGAGCGTGTCGTTGAAGCGGCTCGTAAAGCGATTTACTCACCACTTCTTGAAACAACCATTGACGGTGCTGAAGATGTCATTGTCAACGTTACTGGTGGTCTTGATTTGACCTTGATTGAAGCAGAAGAAGCTTCTGAAATCGTCAATCAAGCAGCAGGTCAAGGAGTGAATATCTGGCTTGGAACCTCTATTGACGAAAGCATGAAGGATGAAATTCGTGTAACAGTTGTAGCGACTGGTGTTCGTCAAGAACGTGTAGAAAAAGTTGTTGGTTCTCCAGTAAAACAAGCGGCTCGTCGTGAAGCCTCAAGACAACCGCACCCTCAAAATTTTGATCGTCATTTTGACCTAGAAGATACAGCAGAATTACCAAAACAAAGCCAACGACGTTTTGAAACAAGTCAATCTTCTGCTTTTGGTGATTGGGACTTACGTCGTGAATCAATCGTTCGTCAAACTGATTCAGTCGTATCACCTGTAGAACGTTTCGAAGCACCGACTTATCAGGACGAAGATGAGTTGGACACACCTCCATTCTTCAAGAATCGTTAA
- the ftsA gene encoding cell division protein FtsA, with product MTRDGFFTGLDIGTSSIKVLVAEHRDGEVNVIGVSNAKSKGVKDGIIVDIEAAASAIKSAISQAEEKAGISIKSVNVGLPANLLQVEPTQGMIPVTSDTKEITDQDVENVVKSALTKSMTPDREVITFIPEEFIVDGFQGIRDPRGMMGVRLEMRGLLYTGPRTILHNLRKTVERVGIHVDNVIISPLAIVNSVLNEGEREFGATVIDMGGGQTTVATIRNQELQFTNIYQEGGEYVTKDISKVLKTSQKIAESLKLNYGEAYVPLASNETFQVEVIGEVEPVEVTESYLAEIISARIKHIFDQIKQELDRRHLLDLPGGIVLIGGNAILPGVVELAQEVFGVRVKLYVPNQVGIRNPAFAHVISLSEFAGKLTEVNLLAQKAVRGDEFLRQKPINFGVSNQSVTPIIQSTPVQPATAATEITPDSGLAPRDEFQVSSQDKPKLTDRFRSLIGSMFDE from the coding sequence ATGACTAGAGATGGTTTTTTTACAGGCTTAGATATCGGAACTAGCTCCATCAAAGTGCTGGTTGCCGAACATAGAGATGGTGAAGTAAATGTAATTGGCGTTAGCAATGCCAAGAGTAAAGGTGTCAAAGACGGGATTATCGTTGATATTGAGGCTGCAGCTTCAGCAATTAAATCCGCAATTTCCCAGGCAGAAGAGAAGGCAGGAATTTCAATCAAGTCTGTCAATGTTGGTTTACCAGCAAATCTCTTGCAGGTTGAACCAACTCAAGGAATGATTCCTGTAACATCAGATACAAAAGAAATTACAGATCAAGACGTAGAGAATGTTGTCAAATCGGCTTTGACAAAGAGCATGACGCCTGATCGTGAAGTGATTACTTTCATTCCAGAAGAATTTATTGTAGATGGCTTCCAAGGTATTCGTGACCCTCGTGGCATGATGGGGGTGCGTTTGGAAATGCGTGGTTTACTTTACACAGGACCTCGTACTATTCTTCATAACCTTCGTAAAACCGTGGAGCGTGTGGGAATCCATGTTGACAACGTCATCATCTCACCATTAGCGATTGTGAATTCAGTTCTCAATGAGGGAGAACGTGAGTTTGGCGCGACAGTGATTGATATGGGTGGTGGACAGACTACAGTTGCAACCATTCGCAATCAAGAATTGCAATTTACAAATATCTACCAAGAAGGTGGAGAATATGTCACTAAAGACATTTCCAAAGTCTTAAAAACTTCCCAAAAAATCGCAGAAAGTTTGAAACTCAACTATGGTGAAGCTTATGTTCCACTAGCAAGTAACGAGACTTTCCAAGTTGAAGTCATTGGTGAAGTAGAGCCCGTTGAAGTGACAGAAAGTTACTTAGCAGAAATTATTTCAGCACGTATCAAACATATTTTTGATCAAATTAAACAGGAGTTAGACAGAAGACACTTGTTGGATCTACCAGGTGGTATCGTTCTGATCGGCGGGAATGCGATTTTACCAGGAGTTGTCGAATTGGCGCAAGAAGTGTTTGGTGTTCGAGTGAAACTCTATGTGCCAAATCAAGTGGGAATTCGCAACCCTGCTTTTGCCCATGTAATCAGCTTGTCTGAGTTTGCAGGTAAATTGACAGAAGTGAATCTTCTGGCTCAAAAGGCAGTCAGAGGAGATGAATTCCTTCGCCAAAAACCAATTAATTTTGGTGTTTCAAATCAGAGTGTGACACCAATTATACAATCAACTCCAGTGCAACCAGCTACTGCAGCAACTGAAATCACACCTGACAGTGGCCTTGCTCCAAGAGACGAATTCCAAGTAAGTTCTCAAGATAAACCGAAATTAACAGACCGTTTCCGCAGCTTGATCGGAAGCATGTTTGATGAATAA
- a CDS encoding TIGR02206 family membrane protein, whose translation MNLWEQLFTTQISEPPQFELHWYIGLLCLLALTFYLSYRYRDKVAYQRFIQILQSLQLIVLYSWYWGNQMPLSESLPFYHCRIAMFVMLLIPGTSKYKQYFALLGTFGATAALAYPLFDPYPFPHVTILSFIIGHVALLGNALLYLFKNYEASLLNLKNVTVITFSLNALIGVVNLVVGGDYGFLNKPPLVGNHGLLANYIIVSSVLIAAISLTAKVLEVFLQQRAEKMIQEKA comes from the coding sequence ATGAATTTGTGGGAACAATTATTTACCACACAGATATCAGAACCGCCCCAGTTTGAACTCCACTGGTATATTGGTTTGTTATGTTTACTGGCTCTTACTTTCTATCTTTCTTATCGTTACCGTGACAAGGTGGCTTACCAGCGCTTTATTCAGATCCTTCAGTCTCTTCAACTGATTGTTCTGTATAGCTGGTATTGGGGGAATCAAATGCCCTTATCAGAAAGTTTGCCCTTCTATCATTGCCGTATCGCCATGTTTGTTATGCTCTTGATTCCAGGGACTTCCAAGTACAAGCAATACTTTGCACTTCTAGGAACCTTTGGAGCAACCGCTGCTCTGGCATACCCACTCTTTGACCCTTATCCGTTTCCGCACGTGACCATCCTGTCCTTTATCATCGGGCACGTGGCACTTTTGGGGAATGCGCTCCTATACTTGTTTAAGAATTATGAAGCTTCCCTGCTCAATTTAAAAAATGTGACAGTGATTACATTTTCTCTAAATGCCTTGATAGGAGTTGTCAATTTGGTTGTAGGTGGAGATTATGGGTTTTTAAATAAACCACCATTAGTGGGGAATCACGGACTATTGGCGAATTACATCATCGTGTCCAGTGTGTTGATAGCAGCAATCAGCTTGACTGCAAAAGTACTAGAGGTCTTTTTGCAACAAAGAGCAGAAAAAATGATTCAAGAGAAAGCTTAA
- a CDS encoding NUDIX hydrolase: MNASDFTKYLQRMLAITDTGLTFTKDPFDRERYEDLRAILSDILRETTELKQEEVTELLRPTSAYATPLMDVRAWIVEDEKVCLVRGQGEESWALPGGFGEVGYSPTENILKEIKEETGFTAKAERLLAVFDTNRFQLQSKQYAKLVFECQLLDGQFQENQEIADLQFFSIDQLPALSEKRITKDQMEILWQVHHGQREQYID; the protein is encoded by the coding sequence ATGAATGCAAGTGATTTTACCAAGTATCTGCAAAGAATGCTAGCTATTACGGATACTGGATTAACCTTTACAAAAGATCCTTTTGACCGCGAGCGCTACGAGGACTTGCGTGCGATCTTATCTGATATTTTGAGAGAAACTACAGAACTAAAGCAAGAGGAAGTAACAGAGCTCCTGAGACCAACTTCCGCTTACGCAACTCCTCTGATGGACGTCCGTGCCTGGATTGTTGAGGATGAAAAAGTATGTCTAGTCAGAGGACAAGGAGAGGAAAGTTGGGCTTTGCCAGGTGGATTTGGTGAAGTCGGCTACTCTCCAACCGAAAATATTCTCAAAGAAATTAAAGAAGAAACCGGTTTTACAGCAAAGGCTGAAAGGTTACTTGCAGTTTTTGACACCAATCGTTTCCAACTACAGAGCAAACAATATGCAAAGCTTGTCTTTGAATGTCAACTTCTTGACGGACAATTTCAAGAAAATCAAGAAATTGCTGACCTTCAATTTTTTTCCATTGACCAACTACCAGCCTTGTCTGAAAAACGCATTACCAAGGATCAGATGGAGATTCTTTGGCAGGTTCATCATGGACAAAGAGAGCAATATATTGATTAG
- a CDS encoding UDP-N-acetylmuramoyl-tripeptide--D-alanyl-D-alanine ligase produces MKLTIYEVAQVVGAKNDISIFEDTKLEKAEFDSRLIAIGDLFVPLKGARDGHDFIETAFENGAAVTLSEKEIANHPYILVDDVLTAFQTLAAYYLEKMGVDVFAVTGSNGKTTTKDMLAHLLSTTYKTYKTQGNYNNEIGLPYTVLHMPEGTEKLVLEMGQDHLGDIHLLSELAHPKTAIVTLVGEAHLAFFKDRSEIAKGKMQIADGMASGSLLLAPADPIVEDYLPTDKKVVRFGQGAELEITDLVERKDSLTFKANFLEQALDLPVTGKYNATNAMIAAYVALKEGVSEEQIRLAFQNLELTRNRTEWKKAANGADILSDVYNANPTAMKLILETFSAIPANEGGKKIAVLADMKELGDQSVQLHNQMILSLSPDVLDTVIFYGADIAELAQLASQMFPIGHVYYFKKTADEDQFENLVKQVKESLGANDQILLKGSNSMNLAKLVESLENECK; encoded by the coding sequence ATGAAATTAACAATCTATGAAGTGGCTCAAGTTGTCGGAGCTAAAAATGATATCAGCATTTTTGAGGATACCAAGTTAGAAAAGGCCGAGTTTGATAGTCGCTTAATTGCGATAGGGGATTTATTTGTTCCGCTCAAGGGCGCGCGTGACGGTCATGACTTTATCGAAACAGCCTTTGAAAATGGCGCTGCTGTAACCCTGTCTGAGAAAGAAATTGCAAACCATCCCTACATTCTAGTAGACGACGTCTTGACTGCCTTTCAAACCCTGGCTGCTTACTATCTTGAAAAAATGGGAGTTGATGTCTTTGCTGTCACAGGTTCAAACGGCAAGACAACGACCAAGGATATGCTGGCGCATTTACTGTCAACAACCTACAAAACTTACAAGACACAAGGCAACTACAATAATGAGATTGGTCTTCCCTACACAGTTCTCCATATGCCTGAAGGAACAGAAAAGTTGGTCTTGGAGATGGGGCAGGATCACCTTGGTGATATCCATCTTTTGTCTGAATTAGCTCATCCAAAGACAGCCATCGTGACCTTGGTTGGAGAAGCTCATTTGGCTTTTTTCAAAGATCGTTCAGAGATTGCTAAAGGAAAAATGCAAATTGCTGATGGCATGGCGTCTGGTTCCTTGCTTTTGGCACCAGCAGATCCGATTGTAGAGGACTACTTGCCAACTGATAAAAAGGTGGTTCGTTTTGGTCAAGGAGCAGAGCTGGAAATTACAGACTTGGTTGAGCGCAAAGATAGTCTGACCTTTAAGGCCAATTTTTTGGAGCAAGCCCTTGATTTACCGGTGACTGGTAAGTACAATGCCACCAATGCCATGATAGCTGCTTACGTGGCTCTCAAAGAAGGAGTTTCAGAGGAGCAAATTCGTTTGGCTTTTCAAAATCTTGAATTGACTCGTAACCGTACCGAGTGGAAGAAAGCCGCTAATGGAGCAGATATCCTGTCAGATGTGTACAATGCCAATCCAACAGCGATGAAGTTGATTTTGGAGACTTTTTCGGCTATTCCAGCCAATGAAGGTGGCAAGAAAATTGCTGTACTAGCAGATATGAAAGAACTCGGAGACCAATCTGTTCAACTCCATAACCAGATGATTTTGAGCCTCTCACCAGATGTGCTTGATACCGTTATTTTCTATGGAGCAGACATCGCTGAATTGGCCCAACTTGCTAGTCAAATGTTCCCAATCGGCCACGTTTACTACTTCAAGAAGACAGCTGACGAAGACCAATTTGAAAATCTAGTCAAGCAGGTCAAGGAAAGCCTCGGTGCCAATGACCAAATTCTGCTCAAAGGCTCGAACTCTATGAATCTAGCTAAGTTGGTAGAAAGTTTAGAGAATGAATGCAAGTGA
- a CDS encoding D-alanine--D-alanine ligase — protein MKQTIILLYGGRSAEREVSVLSAESVMRAVNYDRFTVKTFFISQSGDFIKTQEFSQTPGQEDRLMTNATVDWDKKIAPSAIYEEGAVVFPVLHGPMGEDGSVQGFLEVLKMPYVGCDILSSSLAMDKITTKRVLESAGITQVPYVAIVEGDDVTSKIAEVEEKLTYPVFTKPSNMGSSVGISKSENQEELRQALELAFRYDSRVLVEQGVNAREIEVGLLGNYDVKSTLPGEVVKDVAFYDYDAKYIDNKITMDIPAKISDDVVAVMRQNAETAFRAIGGLGLSRCDFFYTDKGEIFLNELNTMPGFTQWSMYPLLWDNMGISYPELIERLVDLAKESFDKREAHLL, from the coding sequence ATGAAACAAACGATTATTCTTTTATACGGCGGGCGTAGTGCAGAGCGTGAAGTCTCTGTCCTTTCAGCTGAGAGTGTCATGCGTGCGGTCAACTACGATCGTTTCACAGTCAAGACTTTCTTTATCAGCCAGTCAGGTGATTTTATCAAAACGCAAGAATTTAGCCAGACTCCAGGTCAAGAGGATCGTCTTATGACCAATGCAACCGTTGATTGGGACAAGAAAATCGCACCAAGTGCCATCTACGAAGAAGGCGCTGTGGTCTTTCCAGTCCTTCATGGTCCGATGGGAGAAGATGGCTCTGTTCAAGGGTTTTTGGAAGTTTTGAAAATGCCATACGTTGGTTGTGATATCTTGTCATCAAGTCTTGCTATGGATAAAATCACTACTAAGCGTGTTTTGGAGTCTGCTGGGATTACCCAAGTTCCTTATGTGGCCATTGTCGAAGGGGATGATGTAACTTCTAAAATCGCTGAAGTTGAAGAAAAGTTGACTTATCCAGTCTTCACTAAACCATCAAACATGGGTTCCAGTGTCGGTATTTCTAAATCTGAAAACCAAGAGGAACTCCGTCAAGCTCTAGAACTTGCTTTCCGATATGACAGCCGTGTCTTGGTAGAACAAGGAGTGAATGCGCGTGAAATTGAGGTTGGTCTCTTGGGTAACTACGATGTCAAGAGCACGCTTCCTGGTGAAGTGGTCAAGGATGTTGCCTTCTATGACTATGATGCCAAGTATATCGACAACAAGATTACCATGGACATTCCAGCTAAAATCAGTGATGACGTGGTTGCTGTTATGCGTCAAAATGCTGAAACAGCCTTCCGTGCGATTGGTGGCCTCGGTCTCTCTCGTTGCGATTTCTTCTATACGGATAAGGGCGAGATTTTCCTAAACGAGCTCAATACCATGCCAGGTTTCACCCAGTGGTCTATGTATCCACTACTGTGGGACAATATGGGAATCAGCTACCCAGAACTAATCGAGCGTTTGGTTGATCTTGCTAAAGAAAGTTTTGACAAGCGCGAAGCGCATTTGCTATAA
- a CDS encoding polymorphic toxin type 44 domain-containing protein: protein MGVKYSAQESQELIQAMTNNLQVANEVTDRLSSGCDHLIFSLDSGELTGAAYTAGKGLFTEIIIPSIKKLQAAIDDIQLELTSYKNADAQVSGYGDLDLDQLKELKKLREEQLAIVEAQIQARENWLNQIKDFFSLNWGKAFSEKTILYNTKSQIESGIQDLDDKIEKLEFFVSQVSQYFNDSLEVLSLAIKGATQLSKVIVDSDGNYYADGLDMSWVQKMKDVKIESAKYDSSKKTKDLHKEYQKILDKLENGKELSDKEFQILESYVHHHPQIQFPQVVTEKLKAEATNRANPEKLQEKVEKIKKSDKISTEKADLIVKAYEDYLFYNNREAFEEYWKKRKKMGDDWGKEDPIIQDKMNDIEKEFYKSLTSKINIKVVTQNMGNDVLDVKNLEDVKKGELIQRGRSIWKSPGDNGRIDSSIAIGNKIGDNGTFIDLVNSNKPLDLKNRVYREDYPFSIWGRQWEEGMESDYLGNYLFGYVGKGYLESSDEYLKIGAGAAQGLSDKDAIKYINNVINGNYGDNPGDAKMIQDGINDYKESYK from the coding sequence ATGGGAGTAAAATACAGCGCACAAGAATCCCAAGAATTGATTCAGGCCATGACTAATAATCTCCAAGTCGCAAATGAAGTCACGGACCGCTTATCTAGTGGATGTGACCACCTGATTTTCTCTTTAGACTCAGGTGAGCTGACAGGAGCAGCCTACACAGCTGGGAAGGGTCTCTTTACAGAGATTATCATCCCCAGCATCAAGAAGTTACAAGCAGCGATAGATGATATCCAACTAGAGTTGACCTCCTACAAAAATGCAGATGCTCAGGTCTCAGGATATGGAGATTTGGACCTGGACCAGCTCAAGGAACTGAAAAAATTGAGGGAAGAGCAGTTAGCTATCGTAGAAGCTCAGATTCAAGCGAGGGAGAATTGGTTAAATCAAATCAAAGATTTCTTTAGTCTCAATTGGGGGAAAGCCTTCTCTGAGAAGACCATCCTCTACAATACCAAGTCTCAAATCGAGTCAGGTATTCAGGATTTGGATGATAAGATTGAAAAACTAGAATTCTTTGTCTCACAGGTTTCCCAGTATTTCAACGATAGCCTAGAAGTCCTTAGCTTAGCCATCAAAGGAGCTACGCAACTAAGTAAAGTCATTGTCGATAGCGATGGTAACTACTATGCGGACGGTCTGGACATGAGCTGGGTGCAAAAGATGAAGGATGTGAAGATTGAGAGTGCAAAATATGATTCTTCTAAGAAAACTAAGGATTTGCATAAAGAATACCAGAAAATCTTAGATAAGTTGGAAAATGGAAAAGAACTTAGCGATAAGGAGTTCCAAATTTTAGAATCTTATGTACATCACCATCCTCAAATACAATTTCCTCAAGTTGTAACAGAAAAATTGAAAGCGGAGGCTACCAATAGAGCTAATCCAGAGAAACTACAGGAAAAGGTTGAGAAAATTAAAAAGAGTGATAAAATTTCGACCGAAAAAGCAGACCTAATCGTTAAGGCTTATGAGGATTATCTGTTTTATAATAATAGAGAAGCGTTTGAGGAGTATTGGAAGAAGAGAAAAAAGATGGGTGATGATTGGGGAAAAGAAGATCCAATAATCCAGGATAAGATGAATGATATAGAAAAAGAATTTTACAAATCGTTAACATCAAAAATTAATATAAAAGTAGTAACGCAAAATATGGGAAACGATGTATTAGATGTTAAAAATTTAGAGGATGTAAAAAAGGGTGAATTAATTCAGAGAGGTAGAAGTATATGGAAAAGCCCTGGTGATAATGGAAGAATTGATAGTTCGATTGCTATAGGAAATAAGATTGGAGATAATGGAACATTTATAGATTTAGTTAATTCTAATAAACCCCTAGACCTAAAAAATCGAGTTTATAGAGAAGATTACCCTTTTTCAATTTGGGGTCGACAATGGGAAGAAGGAATGGAGTCTGATTACCTTGGAAATTATCTTTTTGGCTATGTTGGTAAAGGTTATTTAGAATCTAGTGATGAGTACTTGAAAATAGGAGCCGGAGCAGCTCAAGGGCTGTCTGATAAAGATGCTATAAAATATATAAACAATGTTATCAATGGAAATTATGGAGATAATCCAGGAGATGCTAAGATGATTCAAGACGGAATTAACGACTATAAGGAGAGTTACAAATGA
- the recR gene encoding recombination mediator RecR, whose amino-acid sequence MLYPTPIAKLIDSYSKLPGIGIKTATRLAFYTIGMSDDDVNEFAKNLLSAKRELTYCSICGRLTDDDPCSICTDPTRDQTTILVLEDSRDVAAMENIQEYHGLYHVLHGLISPMNGISPDDINLKSLMTRLMDSEVSEVIVATNATADGEATSMYLSRLLKPAGIKVTRLARGLAVGADIEYADEVTLLRAIENRTEL is encoded by the coding sequence ATGCTGTATCCAACACCTATTGCCAAGCTGATTGATAGCTATTCAAAGCTTCCGGGTATCGGGATTAAAACGGCTACCCGCCTAGCCTTCTATACTATTGGAATGTCTGATGACGATGTCAATGAATTTGCTAAAAATCTCCTATCTGCCAAGCGGGAATTAACCTATTGTTCCATCTGTGGCCGTTTGACCGATGATGATCCTTGCTCTATCTGTACGGACCCGACTCGAGATCAGACAACCATCTTGGTGCTAGAGGATAGTCGCGATGTGGCTGCTATGGAAAATATCCAAGAATACCACGGACTCTATCATGTCTTGCATGGACTCATTTCTCCGATGAATGGTATCAGCCCAGATGATATCAATCTCAAGAGCCTCATGACCCGTCTCATGGATAGTGAGGTTTCAGAGGTCATCGTAGCAACCAATGCTACAGCAGATGGGGAAGCGACCTCTATGTATCTCTCTCGTCTCCTCAAGCCAGCTGGGATCAAGGTCACTCGCCTGGCACGAGGCCTAGCCGTGGGAGCAGATATAGAGTATGCGGACGAAGTCACACTCTTACGAGCCATTGAAAATCGGACAGAGTTGTAA